A genomic segment from Glycine max cultivar Williams 82 chromosome 1, Glycine_max_v4.0, whole genome shotgun sequence encodes:
- the LOC100798968 gene encoding protein BIG GRAIN 1-like E — protein sequence MSIAGLIDPEMNHNKSFHRRNDSGELDVFEAARYFSGYSEVVGYTSGSTTYTQKIMREERHHHGQRAARISLDMPMRSLLPQQFHGMEKQIIMKEKKNKQPSSPGGRLASFLNSLFSQSASKKKKSKSGSQSMKDEDESPGGRRRRRSSISHFRSSSTADSKSLYSSLSSEFRTPPYVQTPTKSCKEFRTFSSEKKHALSFSAKYNNNNGQQIRSSTTTTLQNELLWDEKKKREPTTTTTTTMLDDNSNHKHLSEKQRNNNNNKGNHELLLEKDRILVDNKYSSEEKETTTQFKNLNEVDDGAESDSSSDLFELQNYDLGYYSSGLPVYETTNMDSIKRGAPISNGPL from the coding sequence ATGTCCATAGCAGGCCTTATAGACCCAGAAATGAATCACAACAAGTCCTTCCACCGGCGAAACGACTCTGGCGAGCTCGATGTGTTTGAGGCAGCAAGGTACTTCTCAGGATACAGTGAAGTTGTTGGCTACACTAGTGGCTCCACCACCTACACTCAGAAGATCATGAGAGAAGAAAGGCACCATCATGGACAAAGAGCTGCCAGAATCAGCTTAGACATGCCAATGAGAAGCTTGCTCCCCCAACAATTCCATGGCATGGAGAAGCAAATCatcatgaaggagaagaagaacaaGCAGCCTAGCTCTCCAGGTGGAAGGCTTGCAAGCTTCTTGAACTCTCTCTTCAGCCAATCAGcatcaaagaagaagaagtcaAAGTCAGGCTCACAATCCATGAAAGATGAAGATGAGAGCCCTGGtggaaggagaaggagaagaagcagcATTAGCCATTTCAGAAGCTCAAGCACCGCAGATTCAAAGTCCTTGTACTCCTCCTTGAGTTCAGAGTTTCGAACTCCTCCTTATGTACAAACACCAACAAAGAGCTGCAAGGAATTCAGAACCTTCTCATCAGAAAAAAAGCATGCACTGTCCTTTTCAGCAaagtacaacaacaacaatggacAACAAATaagatcatcaacaacaaccACTTTGCAGAATGAGTTGTTGTGGgatgagaagaaaaagagggaaccaacaacaacaacaacaacaaccatgtTAGATGATAATAGCAACCACAAACACTTATCAGAGAAACAaaggaacaacaacaacaacaagggaAATCATGAGTTATTACTTGAGAAAGATAGGATCTTAGTGGACAACAAGTACTCATCAGAAGAGAAGGAAACCACCACTCAATTTAAGAACTTAAATGAGGTTGATGATGGTGCAGAAAGTGATTCAAGTTCTGATCTGTTTGAATTGCAAAACTATGACTTGGGATACTATTCAAGTGGTCTACCTGTCTATGAAACTACCAACATGGATAGCATCAAGAGAGGAGCACCAATTTCCAATGGCCCTCTGTGA